Part of the Nicotiana sylvestris chromosome 5, ASM39365v2, whole genome shotgun sequence genome is shown below.
CACTgaatcatcacaagaacaatggggttggttagcaaaagaagaaggctatcagGTCGAAAtcagcaagctgaaacaacagattggatctctgaaatttgagaacagtgtgcaagttgttgctgatcagggagaaaagaaccggttggcccaagaaaacgaggcgcttagggcccaagtccagcaaatgaggatagttgccaataaccaacaaaggagccgttTGGACGAGCGgttgataaaagggctgaaaaaGGAAATTAGTGAGTGCCGGAATGAGCTGGAAAAATCCAAAGGCGCAATAGCGGAACTCCGGGCACAGTgggtaaaaagaacagaagaacgcacccattacatgcaacaattaaagaaagattatgaaaagaccattgctagtCTGAAAAGAAAAGTGGTCACCCTTGAGGATAAGGCAGCAAAGcaagctaaagcttttgagaccgAAAGTGGACACTGCTATGACTTACTGGcccaaatggaagtagaaatacagcagctgcaggatcagcatcttcaggattctcatgtgttggaggctcacaataatcaagtaaggcgattgcttatagaaaagggtcGAACAAGAGACAGGATTGAGACCATTACCCACGCCATCCTTAGGAGATGtcgggcatgtgaagacatgacccgcactaccttcttctcggtagtgatgatttatgtcaagcaaaccatgtatgagctagagcaacttgaaagtgatttggcacctaagcccgcggcgaggccgaacgatgccccgcgggcacccacttttgaagcactaatgtattcatagatcgagtctgtattttccatttttagagtttgttgtttgtcagtctgATTTCTTTTTGCGTCCAAGTATGCTAGTATGTTCAGAGCCTGTATTTGAGTTTAGttggagtctgttattttccattttagaatgtttagtttgtaatagaatatTGTGgtaatgaaaaatttgaaaattcccaaaaaatttgttcctttattttggcacttattttcacgaactacgcctggtctgatttgtgcggggtcacgatatgtaggcaatctccataggattcgaccgtaaccaaatgaagagagaaagaaagaagaaaaacaagagaggatgggaaaagaataagaaaagaaaagagcggaaaaacaagaaagggatagaatgcggaaagaaaagatgaaagagagaaaagaaaagagaaaagaaaacaaaaagaaaagagaaagcttacagttggaactaaggaaatgtcgtgatgacgcatgcggttgaacaaatgcataatagaaatggtaaactgtataggtgcattcatgcccaatgtgcggttatccaatctgttaaagcctaatcgctaacagaattgttgtctaaatgtgtgagtccaggtaggtggttagttgtttggcattctggcaactcatccatacaacacccggtctaaggataaagtgaacatgactggcccagaatctgatacgagtattgttgacccatcgaaagaagtagaagaaatggacgttcatgcaatgagggaggaaatgtataaattgaaacaacagatggctgaaatgtaccaagcctgggaaAAGGGGCATCCACCGCCAGTTTATCCCACTAAtcccgcttatatcccaccattggctcagcctcaggagccacccactgtgaattcatctctagaatttcccctctaccaacaatgtcaaggcaccacttctcatacatcacaagctcctccatccaaacaagtctcataccctcctccaccaatcactcccgtttttgtaACACCCCCACTTGCTACCCTATACCGATCCcctagtgaacctctgttccagacgcacgacaaccagtattgtccccctgagcctaccttcaaagtaccagaaccctactcttatacccctcaacttgatctcacggcaggcaccgagaagccgcccaaaaaccctgagcaggaggagatgatcagaaaggtcaaaagcctggagcaatcattccgagacatgagggggttagggggccaagtaagtgtggcctataaagatttatgtctgttcctagATGTCCAGTTAccggccgggttcaagatgcctaagtttgatctatacgacgggcatggagacccagtagcacatttaaggggattctgtagcaagatgagaggaggaGGAGGGAGAGacgaattgttgatggcatatttcagccaaagtttgagcggatcgacgttggaatggtacactagacaagaccatagcaggtggtacacctgggatgacttggcccaagccttcgcctgtcagtttcaatacaatcttgaaatcatcctagatcgactgtcattgacaaagatcgagaagaagcccggtgagagctttcgagaatatgggttccgttggagagagcaagtgGCGAGGGTTGACCtccccgatgaaagagagtgaaatggttgattatttcttgcaggctttggagcccacctattttggtcatttggtgtcagcagtgggcaagtcctttaatgaagtcgtgaaaatgggaggcatggttgaggagggacttaaaaccaataagatcatgagttattcagcaatcaaagcaactacccaagccattcaaaatggcactgggggtgtgcttgggaagatgaagaaagaagaggttgcaactgtcgaatccggagtatggtccaggtctagaagcccttcaccttattacaaccaacccagaccccaccacccaaattacccGTATACCTCATATGGCTCTCctcaacactattacccaccaccagagccacacttttccgtccatcatgcccaaacttatacctAGCCTCCGgctcacgcgcaatggcgtgcgccggctacccaaaacacatacccagctccacaaaacacatatccacacccgagggcttataggccaggatccggcttccgcccaaaccaagctttcagAAACGAGAATGCAGAAACagaaaacattcactccgctgggagaatcctataccactctTTTCCACAAACTGAGGCAGGTAGGCCTGTTGAACCTGGTTgaggccaaaatgccaaatccccttcctagaaatttggaccattcagtgagctgtgagtattgttcaggggctcccggacatgatactgagaaatgttggagattgaaaactgttgtgcaagagcttattgacacaaacAGAATCGAGGCTCAGACCCCGGAGGCGTCCAATATTAGCCAGAACCCGTTGCCAGCAcatcatgaggccaacatgattgaactgatacataagggagtAGAGCTTAAGAAGCCATCACAGACAGTCATGAAGATCCGTTCTAGTGAAGCCAAAGTGAATGAAAAGTCAACTAGGGTGAAACCATCGGTTCagttgaaaagaatagacaacaaGCCAGTTGTGGTGATGGGGAAAGGATATTTCGTTGTTGTAAAGAAACCAGAGCCGATCAAGGTAGTGGTTCGGGGAGTATCAAGAACACCTGCGGCAGTCGTGAATGGAGctcacatagaaccagttgttataaagccagtaacccagttaccagtaatTGACAGTAAAGTCGTCCCGTGGAAGTATGAACAGGTAGTTGTGACCTACAAGGGGAaggaaatcaaagaagaagtctatgaaacacaaggtttaactcgctcgggacgttgttttgcccccaaagagttgagaaaggctagggctcccaaggaaaatccggcgccagttaagaaagctattacggaggaagaggcagaagagttcttgaaaaagatgaaagtgcaagattattctattgttgagcagctaAGAAAAACGCCAGCCCAAATCTCAttgctttcattgcttatccaCTCAGATGAACATCGCCAggctctgatgaagatattgaacgaagctcatgtccccgataaaatttcagtgaatcatttggagaaaattgcgaacaaaatctttgaggtaaacggagtgacattttctgatgatgaattgcccgtggagggtacagaataTAATAAAgctctttatttgaccgtgaaatgtgaagattcggtagtcactcgagtactgattaataatgggtccagtgccaatatctgtcctttgtctacattgaacaagttgaaggttgatgatgacagaattcataagaatagcatctgcgttcgggggtttgatggtggtggtacagacacagtgggtgacatcatatttgaattgaccattggtccggtcgagttcaccatggagtttcaggtgttagaCATGGCGGTgtcttataatcttctgttggggcgaccatggatccacgctgctaaagcagtgccttctacactacatcagatggttaAATTTGAGTGGAAtagacaagagatcgtagtacatggggaagacaacatgagcattgtaagggataccatcgtacccttcatagagactgatgatgataaaggGCCGTGGGTTTACCAGTTTTTGATACAGTCTCGGTAGAAAAGGTTCCTGAAGGGAAAAGCATCCCCGTCCCTAGAAtaacagctgcaactgtcatggtaacctctgaaatgttgaaaaacgggtttcTACCAAGCAAAGAGTTGGGTGCTAATTTGCAAGGTATTGTTCAGCCAGTTTATCTGCCCaagaatctggatacctttgggctggggttcaagcctacggcGATGGATGTGAGACGAGcccgcaagatgaagaaaagagtctgggttcttcccaaaccaattccacgtctgtccaggtccttcgtcaggccaagtatcgggaagcaattattggcaaaggtgtctGGTCCACTAATTGGTGCAGATGGGAACTTGGAGAAAGGTCTTAAGAAGGTATTTGCTGaggtaaacatggttgaggccggggaaggatcgagcaaagcagatatacagtacatcgggccacgtgctaatgtcaacaactgggaagctactcctcttccatctcggagggagtcgcggtagtgggttttgttttccgtttgttcacctggattattccagggtttgtaattcagttgttatgttccgtccgtttggatgagttaaaaccttgttatctttacattcaatgaaatgcaattctttttctttcttaattcctaattttgtttccatttctttttctttttcttttttgtacagttctctttatgctgatatcgatgacatgacatgcatgaggaatcttcggcccagttttaaaagccaatctaattcagaaataatagtgcaagaaatcgagtatcatgatgaggtggaatatgatgatgacgaggcctatgaggaagttagtaaagaattaagtcactttgaagaaaaacccaaacctaacctaaatgacacggaagcagttaatctaggggaccaagataatgtccgtgaaactaaaataagtgttcatctggagccacagctCAAGGAGGGGATAATCAAAAGCATTGTTCAAGTACAAgtatgtttttgcatggtcgtatgatgacatgccgggtctaagtaccgatttagtggttcacaaatttcccactAAGCCGGCATTCCCTcatgtcaagcagaagttgagaaagttcaaaacggacataagtgtaaagatcaaagaagagattaccaagcagttcaatgcgaaggtcattcaggttacacaatatcccacctggttagctaatgttatgcatgtgccaaagaaagatggcaagaccagggtgtgtgtcgattaccgggatcttaacaaggcaagtccaaaagacaattttccgctgccgaatatccacatattgattgataattgtgccaaacatgagaatGGTTcctgtggattgttacgcgggttataatcagattttaatggacgaggaagatgcagaaaagacggcattcatcacgccatggggaacatactgctattgggtcatgtcgtttggtttgaaaaattctggggcaacttatatgagggccatgacaaccatattacatgatatgatacacaaggaaatcgaggtgtatgtggacgatgtgattgtaaagtctagatagcaatctgaccatgtcagggatctgaagaagttcttccaaaggcttcgcagatacaatctcaagcttaatcctgcaaagtgcgcgTTCAGGGTGCCatttggaaagttgttggggtttgtagtcagccgccggggtattgaactggatccatcaaaaatcaaggccatccatgaattgccacctccaagtaacaagactgaggtgatgagtttgctgggaagattgaattatatcagtaggttcatcgctcagctcacgacaacttgtgagacTATCTTTAAGCTATTAAAGAAAGACATTACGGTCAAGTGGACAaacgaatgtcaggaggcatttgataagataaagggataTTTGTCAAATCTGCCcatgttggttccgccagaaccagggcaacctttgattctatatttaacgGTATTGGAAAATTCGTtcggttgtgtgttgggtcaacatgatattaCTGGAaggaaggagtaggccatctattacctcagaaagaagttcacaccctacgaggttaagtatactcatcttgaaaggacatgttgcgccctaacttgggtggcacagaagctgaaacactatttgtcatcttatactacttacctcatatctcgtttggacccgttaaagtatatctttcagaagcctatgcctacagggaggcttgcaaattagcagatcctgctcacagagtttgacattgtctacgtgactcggactgcgatgaaagcacaggccttggcggaccatctggccgagaatccggttgatgaaaattatgaacctttgaagacttatttccctgatgaagaggtgatgcatgttgaagaattggaacaagttgagaagctaggatggaaacttttctttgatggggccgcaaacatgaaaggcgtgggaataggagcggtgcttatttctgaaacagggcaacattACCATGTTACaactcagcttcgtttttattatacgaacaacatggcagaatatgaggcatgtatcttggggttgagattagctgtagatatgggtgtccaggaagtcttagtCATGGGTGACttggacctactggtacaccaaattcaaggaaaatgggaaacacgggacttaaagcgtataccgtaccgacaatgtttgcacgagctttgtcaacggtttcagtcaatagaattcaagcacattccaaggattcataatgaagtggccgatgcgttggctactctggcatcgatgttacaccatccggataaggcttacgtggaccctttgcagattcaggtccgctatcagcacgcttattgtaatgtggtggaagaggaaCTTGACGGTGAGCCATGGTTTCAcaacatcaaggaatatatcaggatgggtgtgtatccgatacaggccacaggtgatcagaaacgaacaattcgacggttggcaagcgggtttttccttagtggaggagtgttgtacaaaagaactccagacctcgggttgttgaggtGCATGGATGCGAggcaggccacatctatcatgactgaggtacattcgggagtctgtggaccgcatatgagcggatatgttttggcaaagaataTCCTATGggcaggttactattggcttactatggagcaagattgtatcagtttcgtacgtaagtgtcatcagtgccaagtgcatggaggcttgattcattctccgccatcagaactacatacgatgtccacgccatggccttttgttgcctggggcatggatgttattgggccaattgatccagcagcgtcaaatgggcacaggtttattctggtggctatagattattttaccaagtgggtggaggctaaagcattcaagtccgtgaccaagaaagctgtagtggattttgtgcattcgaacattatttgttggtttgggataccgaaggtgattatcacagacaatggggctaatcttaatagtcatctgatgaaggagacatgtgaacagttcaagattactcatcgtcattctactccataccgccttaaggcaaatggtgcggttgaggcagccaataagaatataaagaaaatactccggaaaatggtagaaggatctagacagtggcatgaaaagctgcatTTTGCactgttggggtaccgcaccactgtttgtacctcggtgggggcaatTCCTTACTCTTTGGTATATGGCAtagaagcagtgatacccgcagaagtggaaatcccgtctctccAAATCATAGTAGAGGCTGAGatcaatgatgatgaatgggtaaaaagcCGCctggagcagttgagtttgattgacaagaaaagattggcatctgtgtgtcatggtcagttgtaccagcaaagaatggcaagggcgtacaacaagaaagtgcgtccgaggaagtttgaagtcggacagttagtgtTAAGACATATTTTACCTCATTGggcagaagcaaaaggaaagtttgctccaaattggcaaggaccatttgtcgtaaccagagtgttgtctaacggtgcACTATATCTGACAGAtatggaaggaaaatgtgtagaaatggccatcaattccgatgcggtcaagagatactatgtatgatttctttattttgattgtacttgtttgtatttggcatattttaaagattgaaatgatgaaggcgttttgttctgctatctaaatacttttaccccttgtcatccccattgagccttatttattctctttcatatccctctttcggaatcaatggcaccattaagaaacgcgagtgcggaagaaaagaaaatgaaaagaaaagaaaaagtaaaaaagaaaaaaaaaagtgaaaaagaaaaaaaaagaagaagaaggaagaaaagaaggaaaagaaaagaagaggaaaattgaaggtgaaaagaagaaagaaaagaaaaggaaaagaaaagaaaggaaaagaagagcagaaaagaaaaacaacaacgtagtctctatgaaatgaactacgtttgacttgatcccgaaagggcacgtaggcagcctctctaaggttcagtcataccaaattaaaattcaaaagtccccgagcaagaaactggggcaaaagtcgtggttgttgtgagaaatctgatttcgaaagttgtaattttaacccattttgaaattattttgatgCCTTTcacaccctttctttctagccctgtccaaagcccacattacggtctaaagaaagaccttctgatcaatctttgaaaaatgccaagtcaagcaggtaaatcTAATTCATGtctggggcaacactctggttcaagcaagaaaagcaaaaagataaaaataagagagtcttattggtgaaaacctgcacagataccgtaaggcgacgggagttgagagaaagaataaaatgagagagtcttattggtgaaaacccttgctGGCACCTGaggcaaaagtgagttgagaaatgattgatggagaaaggtctgttggtggaaaattGTTTCGAGGCACCACAGGACGAACAAGGCTTAGGTTTGGATAAAGTAATaaagtgatggaaattctggAGCAACAAAAGATGGCGACCAAGAGTtggttagttggacagattgggccgattagtccgaaatgcatgtcatgacgatTGGTACCGGttgttccggtcagataagtttctttccctttttctttttagcagtcatccagttttggattcttTTTATCCTTCACTCGTaaactcattgcatttcattttctttgggggTTTTATCTGTCTAAAATGTTTCAATGTTAGTTCTGTTCAAAGCAAGTGGAAAGGGATTTCAAAACTCACTACCAGATTCCAGAAAGTGTAAAGCGCgatgtggtcagagcatgtc
Proteins encoded:
- the LOC138868704 gene encoding uncharacterized protein is translated as MVEGSRQWHEKLHFALLGYRTTVCTSVGAIPYSLVYGIEAVIPAEVEIPSLQIIVEAEINDDEWVKSRLEQLSLIDKKRLASVCHGQLYQQRMARAYNKKVRPRKFEVGQLVLRHILPHWAEAKGKFAPNWQGPFVVTRVLSNGALYLTDMEGKCVEMAINSDAVKRYYV